A genomic region of Alkalispirochaeta americana contains the following coding sequences:
- a CDS encoding PEGA domain-containing protein, protein MNLKRFVILLLAGLLLPAAAMAQRTTTRRAPATHDLTVQTNVNNAQISINGEVIKGNTMNLPAGNHTVEVSAPGYQVWRQSVQLTGNQTLRANLQLQEFTLQVESNIRGARVFINGNPRGMTNHSERLRPGRYTIRVSEMGYQDWETTLDLNRDERVVAQLQPALATVRVNMPSGLLNSRERNPSNLVRVRVNGEVQSGSSFQLPAGRHTVSLESGGLELRQDISVLPGQSYTITPNFSWSLD, encoded by the coding sequence ATGAACCTGAAACGATTTGTAATCCTTCTGCTGGCAGGACTTCTCCTGCCGGCGGCTGCCATGGCCCAGCGGACCACAACCCGCCGGGCCCCGGCCACCCACGATCTCACCGTCCAGACCAACGTGAACAACGCCCAGATCAGCATTAACGGGGAGGTCATCAAGGGAAACACCATGAACCTTCCCGCCGGGAACCACACCGTGGAGGTCTCGGCCCCGGGCTACCAGGTCTGGCGGCAATCGGTACAGCTCACGGGCAATCAGACCCTGCGAGCCAACCTTCAGCTCCAGGAGTTCACCCTCCAGGTGGAGTCCAACATCCGTGGTGCCCGGGTCTTTATCAACGGGAACCCCCGGGGAATGACGAACCACAGCGAACGTCTGCGGCCGGGGCGCTACACCATCCGGGTCTCCGAGATGGGCTACCAGGACTGGGAGACCACCCTGGATCTGAACCGCGACGAACGGGTGGTGGCCCAGTTGCAACCTGCTCTGGCCACGGTTCGGGTGAACATGCCCTCGGGACTTCTCAACTCCCGCGAGCGAAACCCCTCCAATCTGGTGCGGGTTCGGGTAAACGGCGAAGTCCAGTCGGGCTCATCCTTCCAGCTCCCGGCAGGACGCCACACCGTCTCTCTGGAAAGCGGCGGCCTCGAACTGCGGCAGGACATATCGGTACTGCCCGGCCAGAGCTACACCATCACGCCCAACTTCTCCTGGTCCCTGGACTAA
- a CDS encoding PEGA domain-containing protein translates to MIKHVRLALLVVAVALGVGAGNLFAQAMTTLELHSNVRGAEVYINDRLVGEADPVFSMRLRSRGYSLRVTAPGHEDFTSSIRLQGPRQELRVELVPLAGTATKPPPEPQPDPAPATPPPPADPGVAVTFHWHAADTADIYINGVALREFSPPYATRRDEAPLMPFQHSGTLRDGDVITVGTRRGGSFGFMMAVVDQQGRVLVRTDRNWQYYDPAGSGNWYNPSFAEPRLRGSVGVNPSPWGNQRHLVSNYGPGIESIYSPSTSDRRAYLYYRVSLGREAPRVAEEPAATAPSRDAPSSPGVQSGVSVSSGGFFLGRYRMGLSVNRPRVEGSILDFRGDGTFQVISRGPHDGHLASSGRWHLSDDVFSPGDPRGPGVVVDFEGGGFFGSQAQLVGQGLSYYHHVVGDGMLYLIKEIEWDVTGEWMNDGQSGGFRFHSDGTFDRYSLHYPERWRRETTSRWTTAGNMIVSMPEGRVLLLLEDPGTAYNVDRNNRKGTIRYSHTP, encoded by the coding sequence ATGATAAAGCATGTTCGGCTGGCACTGCTGGTGGTTGCCGTGGCCCTTGGTGTCGGGGCAGGAAACCTTTTTGCCCAGGCAATGACAACCCTGGAGTTGCACAGTAACGTTCGGGGTGCCGAGGTGTATATTAATGACAGGCTCGTGGGGGAGGCCGATCCGGTTTTCTCCATGCGTTTGCGCAGCAGGGGCTATTCCCTGCGAGTTACCGCGCCGGGCCACGAGGACTTCACCTCGTCGATCCGCCTCCAGGGCCCCCGTCAGGAGCTTCGGGTGGAGCTTGTGCCGCTGGCTGGAACAGCAACAAAGCCCCCGCCGGAGCCTCAGCCCGACCCTGCCCCGGCTACCCCTCCGCCCCCGGCAGATCCGGGTGTGGCCGTTACCTTTCACTGGCACGCAGCGGACACGGCCGATATCTACATTAACGGCGTGGCCCTGCGGGAGTTTTCTCCGCCCTACGCCACTCGCCGCGACGAGGCCCCGCTCATGCCCTTTCAGCACTCGGGAACCCTCCGGGATGGTGATGTGATCACCGTGGGGACGCGCCGGGGCGGAAGTTTCGGGTTCATGATGGCCGTGGTGGATCAGCAGGGACGCGTTCTGGTTCGGACAGACCGGAACTGGCAGTACTATGATCCCGCCGGTTCAGGGAACTGGTACAACCCCTCCTTTGCCGAGCCCCGCCTCCGGGGGAGCGTGGGGGTAAATCCCAGCCCCTGGGGAAACCAGCGGCATCTGGTGAGCAACTACGGGCCGGGGATCGAGTCGATCTACTCGCCCTCTACCTCGGACAGACGAGCCTACCTCTACTATCGGGTTTCCCTGGGCCGGGAGGCTCCCCGGGTTGCCGAGGAGCCGGCTGCAACCGCACCCTCCCGGGATGCGCCCTCGTCCCCTGGGGTTCAATCGGGTGTATCGGTGAGTTCCGGGGGCTTCTTTCTGGGGCGTTACCGCATGGGGCTCAGTGTCAATCGGCCCAGGGTTGAAGGGTCAATACTGGATTTTCGTGGCGACGGGACCTTTCAGGTGATCTCCCGGGGGCCTCACGATGGTCATCTGGCTTCGTCGGGCCGGTGGCATCTCTCGGACGATGTCTTTAGTCCTGGTGATCCCCGGGGGCCTGGGGTTGTAGTGGACTTTGAGGGGGGAGGATTTTTCGGTTCCCAAGCACAGTTGGTGGGCCAGGGTTTGTCCTACTATCACCATGTTGTGGGCGACGGGATGCTCTATCTCATCAAGGAGATCGAATGGGATGTCACGGGAGAATGGATGAACGACGGCCAGAGCGGGGGCTTCCGGTTCCATAGCGACGGGACCTTTGATCGCTATAGCTTGCATTATCCCGAGCGGTGGCGGCGTGAGACCACGAGCCGCTGGACCACGGCGGGTAATATGATCGTTTCCATGCCGGAAGGAAGAGTTCTGCTTCTTCTGGAGGACCCGGGGACGGCCTACAACGTGGACCGCAACAACCGGAAGGGGACGATTCGGTATAGCCATACTCCGTAA
- a CDS encoding P22 phage major capsid protein family protein: protein MPLSAHTIPTIVGQAILESLRENLVYARAFNEDYLGDVVPGNAVKIPSIGAVTVKDYMTYTDMDEEEVDDASQTMTIDQQKYFNVVIDDIDAAMAKPAIMAAYAREAAFQLQATIDDYLGGVLAAGGAITDDLGDETTPLDINSVNVGETLRLIARKLDDAKTPRSGRFVIVPPWFVEDLVTANIADSTDNAGELAEGLVARYAGFDVLMSHQTPNTSGDKWKIVAGSKISATWALAINKTEMLRHPKQFADIMRGLAVYGARVTRAATIAVATCDEATEPSGD from the coding sequence ATGCCACTGAGTGCACATACAATCCCGACGATCGTCGGGCAGGCGATTCTTGAGAGTCTCCGGGAGAATCTGGTTTACGCACGCGCGTTCAACGAGGATTACCTGGGCGACGTAGTACCGGGCAACGCGGTCAAGATCCCTTCGATCGGTGCGGTCACCGTAAAGGATTACATGACCTACACCGACATGGACGAAGAAGAGGTAGACGACGCGTCCCAGACCATGACGATCGACCAGCAAAAGTATTTCAACGTGGTGATCGATGATATCGACGCGGCAATGGCGAAACCGGCAATCATGGCCGCCTATGCCCGTGAAGCGGCGTTCCAGCTACAGGCAACGATCGATGATTACCTGGGCGGGGTCCTTGCCGCCGGCGGGGCGATCACCGATGACCTGGGCGACGAAACCACCCCGCTGGATATCAACAGTGTGAACGTTGGTGAAACACTCCGGTTGATAGCACGGAAGCTGGACGATGCGAAAACCCCCCGGTCAGGGCGGTTCGTGATCGTTCCCCCGTGGTTCGTGGAGGACCTGGTGACGGCGAACATTGCCGACAGCACCGACAACGCCGGTGAACTGGCGGAGGGTTTGGTAGCGCGGTACGCTGGATTCGATGTCCTGATGTCTCACCAGACACCGAACACCTCCGGTGACAAGTGGAAGATCGTCGCCGGTAGCAAGATTTCTGCTACCTGGGCGCTGGCGATCAACAAAACCGAGATGCTCCGGCACCCGAAACAGTTCGCGGATATAATGCGAGGGCTGGCGGTATACGGCGCGCGGGTCACTAGAGCGGCTACGATTGCCGTTGCGACGTGTGACGAGGCCACGGAGCCCAGCGGCGACTGA